The segment GAAGCAGTTATTGCCTATGAAATAAACGATTATAAGACTAAAACTGAGCTTACTACCGATAATATTTTCTCAGTTGTATTATCAAGTTTAAGGACTTACGATGCAATGATCACTGTTGAATCTTTCAGGCAAAATCTTGAAATTAAAGTTAAAGAAAGAACAAAAGAATTAGAAGCAGAAAAAGAAAAAGTTACATATCAGAAAAAAGAAATAACAGACAGTATTAGGTATGCAAAACGAATTCAAACCGCTATTCTTCCACCACACCAATTGCTAAACGAAAATTTTAGTGATTATTTAATTTTAGATAAACCTCGTGATATTGTAAGCGGCGATTTTTATTGGCTAACAAAAAAGAAAAATAAAATATTTATTGCTGCTGCCGATTGTACAGGGCATGGAGTTCCCGGAGCTTTTATGAGTATGCTCGGGATTGCCTTCCTTAACGAAATTGTCAATAAAGCAAATATGACTAAAGCAAGCGAAATTCTAAACCATTTAAGAGATAATGTAATTAATTCTCTAAATCAATCGGGTAGAATTGAAGAAACAAAAGACGGAATGGATATTGCCCTTTGCATAATCGACAAAGAAAGTAATATGATAGAATTTGCCGGAGCAAACAACCCAATGTATATTTACAGAAATTCAGTCAAGACATTCAGCCCCAGCGAACAAAATGAAGGAAATTTTGAAATAGTGCAAGACAAGGAATACCAATTGAGAATTCAGAAGCCAGACAGAATGCCAATAGGTGTACACGCCTTCTCAGAAATTTCTTTCACAAATAATGTAATTCCAACTGAACCTGGCGATACTATCTACATTTTTAGCGATGGATATGTCGATCAATTTGGTGGAGATCACGATAAAAAATTCAAATCAAGACCATTCAAACAACTTTTATTCCAAATACAAGAACATGATATGGCAGCACAACATGAAATTTTGTTGAAAAATCATGAAGACTGGATGGGCGACAAAGAACAAATAGATGATATTTTGATTATTGGAGTTAAAATTTAAATAGAAATAATATTGCGGAACAGTATAGATTGGCTATAATCGGAAATGAGAAAAAAACTAATTATACTATTTTCATTAATTTTCAATTTTTGCTTTTCGCAAGTAGAATTTGAATTAGCAGATTCTGCCATAGTTTTGACAGAACAGCAAGTAACATATGATCCAACTTATTTCTCAATCAGTTATCCAAATGGAGACATACCAAGCAATAAGGGAGTTTGTACAGATGTAATTATTCGAGCTTATAGAAAAATTGGAATTGATTTACAAAAAGAAGTCCACGAAGATATGAAGGATAATTTTAATCTTTATCCTAAAAATTGGGGGCTAAAAACTACAGACAAAAATATAGATCATAGAAGAGTTCCTAATTTAATGACCTTTTTTAAAAGAAAAGGAGAAGAAAAAATCATATCAGAAAAATCTGAAGATTACTTGCCCGGTGAAATTGTTTGTTGGAGTTTGGGTGGTGGAATAGTACATATTGGAATTGTGGTTAATAAAAAATCAAATGATGGTAAACGGTTTTTAATTGTTCACAATATTGGAGATGGACAAGTTTTAGAAGATTGCCTTTTTAAATATGAAATTATTGGGCATTACAGATATTTGAAAAAAAGTATTTTGCCAGAATAACAACATGAAAATGACAATTTACTAATAATGAAGTTATTTGACCATAAACCTGATAAACTTCACGGTTTAGACCATTTAAGAGCAATTGCTATTTTACTCGTCATGATTTTTCATTTTGGAAAAGGTGTTCCTTCATGGTTGGAACCTGTAAAACAAATTGGATGGACTGGAGTAGATTTATTTTTTGTGCTTAGCGGATACTTGATTGGTTATCAACTTTTAAATGAGATTCGCATATCAAATTCAATTTCATTCAAACAATTCTATTTAAAGAGATTTTTTAGAATTATACCAGCTTTCATTGCAGTTCTGATTTTATACTATTCATTGCCAAACTTACGCGAGGGTTCAGGTTTACCTCCATTATGGAGATTTTTGACATTTACTCAAAACTTTAGTTTAGATGCTAAAACACAAAGTTCTTTTTCACACGCCTGGTCTCTTTGTATTGAGGAACAATTTTACTTATTACTTCCAATATTAATAGTTGTAGTTTTTAAAAGTCGTACTCAAAAGTTCAGTCCATATTTGATGGTTGGATTGCTTTTTCTTGGATTTATTCTTAGGTTTTTCAGTTGGCATGAGTATGTACAACCTTTTATAGATAATGGTAATCGCAGACAAATGGCTTTAGGTTTTATTGAGAAAGTGTATTACCCAAGCTACAATAGAATAGACGGATTACTAATAGGAGTAGGAATTGCAGCTGTATTTAATTTCAAACCAAAGATTAAAGAATACATTAGCAAACATGGAAATCTTGTTTTAATTATTGGATTATTGACATTTTTGATAGCTTATCAAGTTATTGAGAATTTTATCTCCTACAGTACTGCCATTTTTGGTTTTCCACTGATTTCATTTGCATATGGGATAATAGTTGTTGCAGCAATTAGCCCGACTTGTGTTTTGTATAGATACAAATCAAGGTTTACTTTTATTGTTGCAACATTGTCATATTCAATATATCTTACACACAAACAATTGTATTATCTTTCCAAAATTTTGATTGAAAAACTTGAAATAGAAATCACTGAAATTTGGACATTTTGGATTTGCATTGCTATAGCTATAATTGGTGGATTCATTTTACATTTAATAATTGAAAAGCCATTTTTAAAGCTTCGAAACAGAATACTAATCCAACAGATTAAAAAACAAAGAGACAAAAGAAACTGTAATGTTAACCCATAAATAGTAAAAATATTTATATGGTCAGGCCAGAACAGTAAATACAATAGAAAAAATATCTAAATAAGTAATCAAATGAATCAAAACTTGAACTATGCAAATATGATTGCTGCATGTGGAATGAATTGTGGAATTTGTATTGGACATATGCGAGATAAAAAACCGTGTGGCGGGTGTTTTAGAAAAGATGATGATAACAAACCAAAACAATGTAGAAGCTGTAATATTGTCAATTGCGAATTTTTAAAAGAAATCAAATCAGGATTTTGTTTCGATTGCCCGAAATATCCTTGTGTAAGATTAAAAAGACTTGACAATAGATACCGAAAAAAATACAAAATGAGCATGATTGAAAACCTTGATTCAATTAAAAAAGTTGGATTGGAGAGTTTTATAAGAAATGAAGAAAATAGGTGGATTTGCAAAGTCTGTGGCTCAGGATTGAGTGTGCATCGAGACTATTGTTTGAATTGTAAGGAAGTAAGAATTTAAAAGAGTGTGCAAATTTGTAACTAATTGTTTTACAAAATATAGAAAATATTACTTTCAAAATCTATCAATGACAAAATTTATGAATATCAGTAGATTTGAAAATATTTTCTTTTCTCCATGAAAATAAAAAAAATGTAACTAATCAGTGTGTTTAAAGTGCTGAATTTATAATTATTCTGAAGTTTATTTTAACCGCAAAAAAAACGCTAAGTTATTGAATATGTTTTCTTTGCGAAACATTGCAATTTGCATGACGACCTTTACGCTTATATTATTTATTTTGCTTTAGTTTAGCATGTTACAATTTATTATCATACACTGATTAGTTACAAAAAAAACGTATTTCTTTGTGTACAACTGAATCAAAAAAAATCAATAACAGAGCTTACCAATTAATCTTCAATATTTTAACAAAAGTTTCAGTATTACATTGGCGAACCATTTCTTTGTAAACCAATCTGCACCAAACATCATCTACTTCACAAACTTTCTTAAAATCATCAAATCGTTTTGGAATAAAGCCAAAGCTGGTATCTCCAAAATTATTCAAGGCTTTATGATTGAAATCCCTAAAACTATAATAATATGTCGAATCGGTAACTCTAATAACAACAGTATAATAAATCTTGCCGTCAGTTTTCTCTGCTGCTCGTGGTGGCAGTATTTTATCTCTTAATGTTATTTTATTTTCAAAAATGAAAGAACCTCTTCCTTTAATTACTCCATTCTCCATATCGTCTTCAAATACCAAAATTTCATTGCTATGAAGCATAAACCAATTTATAGCCTTTCTACGCAATTTTTCTTTATTACGTAAAGGTTTGGAAGCAATTCGGGTTGCACTAAGATTAAATCTTTCCGTTTTAACTTCATAAAGACTTGTATAAATGTCCGATATTCCTTCTTGAGCAAAACCATTTGAAGTCCAAACATAAAGCAAAATTATTATCGCAATAAATCTATAAAACATACTTTCTTATTTAATTATTCAAAAGTATGAATTTATTTTAATATTAATCTTAATTCGTAGGAATCTATAATTGTTTCTAAGAAATCTAAACAATTAATAAGTCTTATTAGAAGTCCCTTAAAGCAAATGTCAAAAATCCTACAAATACCTGAATAAACTGTTTAATTTCAGAAAGTTCCGACACATCAGAATTACTAATTTAAACATGGGTATAACGAAGATAGTCCATTTTTTTATTGCCACATATTATTAAAAAAAATGGTTTATTTGCATTGAAGAAAATATTGTAGAACTAAATTTAATAAACCCATGAAAATAAATGGAAATTTCAACTCTCAAATTCTAATTATATTTTTACTGTTAATTAGCTTTACAAGCTTTTCTCAAAAAGAAATAGAAAAAAAATCATCTGTTTCGCTTAGCGGACTAAAATTCCGAAGCATTGGGCCGGCATTAACCTCAGGTAGAATAGTAGATTTTGCTGTAAACTCAAACAACAGAAGCGAATATTATGTTGCAGTGGCTTCAGGAGGAGTTTGGAAAACCGAAAATGCCGGAACAACCTGGAATCCTATTTTTGATAGTCAATCGTCTTACTCAATAGGTTGCATTACAATAGACCCAAACAATGAAAACCTAATCTGGGTTGGAACTGGCGAAAACAATAGCCAAAGAAGCGTTTCATATGGCGATGGTGTTTACAAATCGGAAGATGGCGGAAAAACATGGAAAAATATGGGTCTGAAAACTTCTGAGCATATTGCCAAAATTTTTGTAGATCCTCGAAATTCAAATGTCATATATGTTGCATCGCAAGGTCCGCTGTGGCGAGCTGGAGGAGAAAGAGGTCTCTTCAAATCGACCGATGGTGGAAAAACATGGAATAACATTTTATCGATAAGCGAAAATACTGGAATAACAGATATTGTTTTCGATCCTCGAAATCAGGATATTATCTATGCAGCATCATACCAAAGAAGACGCCATGTTTACACCCTTATAAATGGAGGACCTGAGGCTGCAATTTACAAATCGAACGATGCAGGCGAAAATTGGCAAAAACTTGCAAATGGCCTACCTTCAGGCGATTTAGGCAGAATTGGTTTAGCTATTTCTCCTGCAAATCCCGATTATGTTTTTGCATTGATAGAAGCCAGTGGTGATAAAGGTGGATTTTTCCGTTCGACAGATAAAGGAGCTTCATGGGTAGAACAATATAATTATAAGTCGAATAGTGCCCAATATTATCAGGAAATTATTTGCCATCCAACAAAAGCAGATATTATTTACTCATTAGATACCTGGACAAAATTCAGCAAAGATGGAGGCAAAACATGGAATAATTTAGGAAACAAATCTCGCCATGTGGATGATCACGCATTATGGATAGATCCCAAAAATACCGATTACATTTTGATAGGTGGCGATGGTGGAATTTACGAAACTTTCGACCATGCTAAAAACTGGAAATATATCGCAAACCTTCCTGTAACACAGTTCTATAGAATTACTGTTGATAACGATTATCCATTTTATAATGTTTATGGAGGAACTCAGGACAACAGCACTTTGGGTGGACCTTCACAAACTACAAATACTGCTGGAATAGTAAACTCCGACTGGTTTATCACGGTTGGTGGCGATGGATATGAATCGCAAGTAGATCCGACAAATCCAAATGTTGTGTATTCGCAGTGGCAATATGGTGGTTTGGTAAGATATGATAAAGAAACCGGCGAAAGAATTGGCATCAAGCCAAAAGAAGCTAAGGATGAAGCTCCCTATCGATGGAATTGGAATTCCCCCTTAATTATAAGTCCGCATTCTCATACCAGACTATATTTTGCTGCAAATAAACTGTTTAGAAGCAACGATATGGGAAATTCATGGGAGACAATCAGTCCTGATTTGACACGTCAGTTAGACAGAAATTCTCTTCCGGTTATGGATAAAATTCAAAGCGTTGATGCTGTGGCAAAAAATGCTTCAACTTCGCTTTTCGGAAATATAGTTTCATTAGCTGAATCTCCTCTACAAGAAAATCTTATCTATATTGGAACAGACGATGGGCTAATTCAAATTACTGAAGATGCCGGAAAAAATTGGAAAAAATTTGACAAATTCAAAGGTATTCCTGAATTGACTTATGTTAGTTGTATCTATACCTCAAATTTTGATGTAAATACAGTTTTCGCATCTTTCGATAATAGAAAAAGAGCCGATTTTAAACCCTATATTTTAAAAAGTACAGATAAAGGAAAAACATGGATTTCGATTAGCAGTAACTTGCCAGAAAATGGTACGGTGCATACAATTGCTCAAG is part of the Bacteroidota bacterium genome and harbors:
- a CDS encoding SpoIIE family protein phosphatase codes for the protein MDDDLLFDDLFAEDEEESHDTNIGEQWKVLIVDDEKDIHTVIRMALDGFEFQSKKIKFYDAYSGKEAREILHKTPDIALILLDVVMETLHAGLEFVQYVREKLENPFIRIVLWTGQAGQAPKREAVIAYEINDYKTKTELTTDNIFSVVLSSLRTYDAMITVESFRQNLEIKVKERTKELEAEKEKVTYQKKEITDSIRYAKRIQTAILPPHQLLNENFSDYLILDKPRDIVSGDFYWLTKKKNKIFIAAADCTGHGVPGAFMSMLGIAFLNEIVNKANMTKASEILNHLRDNVINSLNQSGRIEETKDGMDIALCIIDKESNMIEFAGANNPMYIYRNSVKTFSPSEQNEGNFEIVQDKEYQLRIQKPDRMPIGVHAFSEISFTNNVIPTEPGDTIYIFSDGYVDQFGGDHDKKFKSRPFKQLLFQIQEHDMAAQHEILLKNHEDWMGDKEQIDDILIIGVKI
- a CDS encoding DUF1287 domain-containing protein, which encodes MRKKLIILFSLIFNFCFSQVEFELADSAIVLTEQQVTYDPTYFSISYPNGDIPSNKGVCTDVIIRAYRKIGIDLQKEVHEDMKDNFNLYPKNWGLKTTDKNIDHRRVPNLMTFFKRKGEEKIISEKSEDYLPGEIVCWSLGGGIVHIGIVVNKKSNDGKRFLIVHNIGDGQVLEDCLFKYEIIGHYRYLKKSILPE
- a CDS encoding acyltransferase, giving the protein MKLFDHKPDKLHGLDHLRAIAILLVMIFHFGKGVPSWLEPVKQIGWTGVDLFFVLSGYLIGYQLLNEIRISNSISFKQFYLKRFFRIIPAFIAVLILYYSLPNLREGSGLPPLWRFLTFTQNFSLDAKTQSSFSHAWSLCIEEQFYLLLPILIVVVFKSRTQKFSPYLMVGLLFLGFILRFFSWHEYVQPFIDNGNRRQMALGFIEKVYYPSYNRIDGLLIGVGIAAVFNFKPKIKEYISKHGNLVLIIGLLTFLIAYQVIENFISYSTAIFGFPLISFAYGIIVVAAISPTCVLYRYKSRFTFIVATLSYSIYLTHKQLYYLSKILIEKLEIEITEIWTFWICIAIAIIGGFILHLIIEKPFLKLRNRILIQQIKKQRDKRNCNVNP
- a CDS encoding DUF3795 domain-containing protein → MNQNLNYANMIAACGMNCGICIGHMRDKKPCGGCFRKDDDNKPKQCRSCNIVNCEFLKEIKSGFCFDCPKYPCVRLKRLDNRYRKKYKMSMIENLDSIKKVGLESFIRNEENRWICKVCGSGLSVHRDYCLNCKEVRI
- a CDS encoding glycosyl hydrolase; the protein is MKINGNFNSQILIIFLLLISFTSFSQKEIEKKSSVSLSGLKFRSIGPALTSGRIVDFAVNSNNRSEYYVAVASGGVWKTENAGTTWNPIFDSQSSYSIGCITIDPNNENLIWVGTGENNSQRSVSYGDGVYKSEDGGKTWKNMGLKTSEHIAKIFVDPRNSNVIYVASQGPLWRAGGERGLFKSTDGGKTWNNILSISENTGITDIVFDPRNQDIIYAASYQRRRHVYTLINGGPEAAIYKSNDAGENWQKLANGLPSGDLGRIGLAISPANPDYVFALIEASGDKGGFFRSTDKGASWVEQYNYKSNSAQYYQEIICHPTKADIIYSLDTWTKFSKDGGKTWNNLGNKSRHVDDHALWIDPKNTDYILIGGDGGIYETFDHAKNWKYIANLPVTQFYRITVDNDYPFYNVYGGTQDNSTLGGPSQTTNTAGIVNSDWFITVGGDGYESQVDPTNPNVVYSQWQYGGLVRYDKETGERIGIKPKEAKDEAPYRWNWNSPLIISPHSHTRLYFAANKLFRSNDMGNSWETISPDLTRQLDRNSLPVMDKIQSVDAVAKNASTSLFGNIVSLAESPLQENLIYIGTDDGLIQITEDAGKNWKKFDKFKGIPELTYVSCIYTSNFDVNTVFASFDNRKRADFKPYILKSTDKGKTWISISSNLPENGTVHTIAQDHVKPELIFVGTEFGVYFTNNGGEKWTQLESGLPTISVRDIDIQKRENDLVLGTFGRGIYILDDYSPLRLIDGEFKEKESFIFPINEALLFSQTRPLNLRNKGVQGESYYTAKNPQYGASFYYYLKNDIKTVKQKRQKAEKDALEKNTDIAYPDYLELKAEDTEVKPYLIFTIFDRNDKIIRKLRSSANAGIHRITWDLRHPSTSPARFITPKPGRYSFGDAGKLIIPGNYKISLSKCVNDSVSELFPPTPFKVVPLLSSADIDRNRQLLSYFLDDIAEINRSMKAANKLASDLNHKAKLIRIALNNSGNTSQKLEADAKKLLNESQKIIEILNGDPTLSKRNDNQAPTILNRISTITYELSLTSSAPTKTHTNSFKIAKEEFEIIIENLKNLIEKDLKSIETRLEEIKAPYTPGRFPIFNLK